In one window of Flavobacterium ginsengisoli DNA:
- a CDS encoding UDP-glycosyltransferase: MKKNIFIFLPDGVGLRNFALTSFKEIGEQNDFDITYWNNTPFSIKEKLGFEELKIQEKSLHPLTTVYSRARKRMELNFFDKKFKEVVYNTYNFPQSYKGVANLAKSLMVDALTTFGSNEKGIKFVRKQIKKGERTTSKYKESKRQLEKYRPDFVFCTNQRPTQAIASILAAQDLGIPTGTFIFSWDNLPKATTLVETDYYFVWSEHMKKEVLMYCPYVKENQIFVTGTPQFESHFDKTILQSREEFYSSHNLDLNKKYICYSGDDIVTSPLDQYYLEDLALSVRELNQNGYSLGIIYRKCPVDFTDRYDEVLKKYQDVIVSIDPLWSPVGESWNEIMPTKEDFALQANICEYTEFVGNIASSMVFDFSAHDKSCLFFDYEQPQLRKGIRDIGQNYKYIHFRSKPSEQAALWIRDKKDLTNMVKDIIDGKISSVKDSKKWFEIIVGPNPTKASEKIWESLKDISGSNLD, from the coding sequence ATGAAAAAAAACATATTTATTTTTTTGCCTGATGGTGTTGGACTTCGAAATTTTGCCTTAACCTCTTTTAAAGAAATTGGAGAACAAAATGATTTCGATATTACATATTGGAACAACACTCCATTTTCGATTAAGGAGAAACTAGGTTTTGAAGAATTAAAAATTCAAGAAAAATCACTACATCCGTTAACAACAGTTTATAGCCGTGCGCGTAAAAGAATGGAATTAAATTTCTTTGATAAGAAATTTAAAGAGGTGGTTTACAATACCTATAATTTTCCGCAATCTTACAAAGGAGTTGCTAATCTTGCTAAAAGTTTAATGGTTGATGCCTTGACAACTTTTGGATCTAACGAAAAAGGAATCAAATTTGTTAGAAAGCAAATAAAAAAAGGCGAGCGAACTACAAGTAAATACAAAGAAAGTAAAAGACAATTAGAAAAATACAGACCAGATTTTGTTTTTTGCACCAATCAGCGTCCAACGCAGGCAATTGCTTCTATTTTAGCGGCACAAGACTTAGGAATTCCAACAGGAACTTTTATCTTTTCTTGGGATAATCTTCCTAAAGCAACGACGCTAGTCGAAACTGATTATTATTTTGTGTGGAGCGAACACATGAAAAAAGAGGTTTTAATGTATTGTCCTTATGTGAAAGAAAACCAGATTTTTGTAACAGGAACGCCTCAATTCGAAAGTCATTTTGATAAAACAATATTACAATCAAGAGAAGAATTTTATAGTTCACATAATCTCGACTTAAACAAAAAATATATTTGTTACTCTGGTGATGATATAGTTACATCTCCTTTAGATCAATATTATTTAGAAGATTTAGCATTATCAGTTAGAGAATTAAACCAAAATGGATATTCTTTAGGAATCATTTACCGAAAATGCCCAGTAGACTTTACAGATCGTTATGATGAGGTTTTAAAGAAATATCAAGATGTTATTGTAAGCATTGATCCGTTATGGAGTCCAGTTGGGGAAAGTTGGAATGAAATTATGCCGACAAAAGAAGATTTTGCATTGCAGGCAAATATTTGTGAATACACAGAATTTGTTGGTAATATAGCTTCATCAATGGTATTTGATTTTTCTGCGCACGATAAATCTTGCTTATTTTTTGACTACGAACAGCCACAACTTAGAAAGGGAATTCGTGATATTGGGCAAAATTATAAATACATTCATTTTAGATCAAAACCTTCAGAGCAGGCCGCTTTATGGATAAGAGATAAAAAAGATCTAACCAATATGGTTAAAGATATTATTGACGGAAAAATTTCAAGTGTTAAAGACAGTAAAAAGTGGTTTGAGATTATTGTTGGACCAAATCCTACCAAAGCATCTGAAAAAATCTGGGAAAGTTTAAAAGATATCTCAGGAAGTAATTTAGATTAA
- a CDS encoding acyltransferase family protein, whose translation MSALMVIFSHLPADKFILTFKNFGTIGVTIFFTLSGFLISYLLQVEAKEFFTINVKNFYLRRILKIWPLYFLILFFVYILYPHIFPSWYDTEQERFSAKSLLMNIFFLTNVTLILKLTPFIIRVIWSIGIEEQFYLILPWIMKVEEKRRIFILFALIFLLPFSKLFLVLYQKITASDSLQIISSIITVTRFDCMAIGVLFGILSFSKEIKLGRFIIKRQYFTKKEVQITIYALALIFVLITIIVPSLFNIINYVVLPWLFAIIISNLATNKESIFHIENKVFNYLGKISYGMYLLHEFVILMLLPLILPLILPYLVDLPSYIKSFIGYMIAFGLTIIISHISFYCFEIQFLKLKNKVSYFKTSNEY comes from the coding sequence TTGTCTGCCTTAATGGTCATTTTTTCTCATTTACCTGCTGATAAATTTATATTAACATTTAAAAATTTCGGCACTATTGGTGTAACCATTTTTTTTACACTAAGTGGTTTTTTGATTTCATATCTTTTACAAGTAGAAGCAAAAGAGTTTTTTACTATAAATGTAAAAAACTTTTATTTGAGAAGAATTTTAAAGATATGGCCACTTTATTTTTTAATATTGTTTTTTGTATATATATTATATCCACATATTTTTCCGTCATGGTATGATACTGAACAAGAGAGATTTTCTGCAAAAAGTCTATTGATGAATATCTTCTTTTTGACTAATGTAACTCTTATTTTGAAGTTAACTCCTTTCATTATTAGAGTAATCTGGTCAATCGGAATTGAAGAACAATTTTATTTGATTCTGCCGTGGATAATGAAAGTTGAGGAGAAAAGACGAATTTTTATACTTTTCGCATTAATTTTTCTATTGCCATTTTCGAAGCTGTTTTTAGTATTATATCAAAAGATAACAGCTAGTGATTCTTTACAAATCATTTCAAGTATAATAACTGTTACAAGATTTGATTGCATGGCAATTGGGGTATTGTTTGGAATTTTGTCTTTTTCTAAAGAAATTAAACTGGGGAGGTTTATTATTAAGCGACAGTATTTTACAAAAAAAGAAGTTCAGATAACGATATATGCTCTTGCATTAATTTTTGTTTTAATCACTATAATAGTTCCTTCTCTTTTCAATATAATTAATTATGTGGTTTTACCATGGCTATTTGCAATTATAATTTCTAATCTGGCTACAAACAAAGAATCTATTTTTCATATAGAAAATAAAGTATTCAACTATTTAGGCAAAATTTCATATGGTATGTATTTATTACATGAGTTTGTTATTTTGATGTTATTGCCTTTAATATTGCCTTTAATATTGCCTTATCTTGTAGATTTACCGTCGTATATTAAAAGTTTTATTGGTTATATGATTGCTTTTGGTTTGACTATTATTATTTCTCACATTTCCTTTTATTGTTTTGAAATTCAATTTTTAAAACTTAAAAATAAAGTGTCGTATTTTAAGACATCTAATGAATATTAA
- a CDS encoding glycosyltransferase family 4 protein, with translation MGTSVKNLVSALIAEEIKVSVFVYGQKNQEVIKEDNVEIHLIKNKKYKFLRWFFYRKYIEEYCNSIIKRESIDLIEAADWTGITAFMNFKIPLVIRFHGSDTYFCHLENRKQKIKNFWFEKLAINRGQAFIAPTKFAGEISKKLFKIREKEIKIIHYGINLRNFENQIPHQFEKNLILYIGTLIRKKGVLELPEIFSKVRNDFPSAKLILIGADSFDIKTGSKSTWELMKNLFNEDDLKHVHYLGKIPYDEIQNYIRKANVCIFPTFAETLGMVTIESMAMQKAVVNSNIGWAQELIVDEESGYLVHPSSHDLYSNRIIQLLKNNSLCLEIGKKARIRVELKFDINKLVKENIEFYRKITNQKR, from the coding sequence TTGGGTACTAGTGTAAAAAATCTTGTATCAGCTTTAATTGCTGAAGAAATTAAAGTTTCTGTATTTGTTTATGGACAGAAAAACCAAGAGGTTATAAAAGAAGATAATGTCGAAATTCATCTTATTAAAAACAAAAAATATAAGTTTTTAAGATGGTTTTTTTATCGTAAATATATAGAGGAATATTGCAACTCAATTATAAAAAGAGAGTCTATTGATCTAATAGAAGCCGCTGATTGGACAGGAATAACAGCTTTTATGAATTTCAAAATTCCATTAGTAATTCGTTTTCATGGAAGTGACACTTACTTCTGCCATCTAGAAAATAGAAAACAGAAGATAAAAAATTTCTGGTTTGAAAAATTGGCCATAAATCGTGGGCAAGCATTTATTGCGCCAACTAAATTTGCGGGAGAAATTTCAAAAAAACTTTTCAAAATTCGAGAAAAAGAAATCAAAATAATTCATTATGGGATTAATCTAAGAAATTTTGAAAACCAAATTCCTCATCAATTTGAAAAGAATTTGATTCTATACATTGGAACTTTAATTAGAAAAAAAGGTGTTTTAGAACTGCCGGAAATTTTTAGCAAAGTTCGAAATGATTTTCCAAGTGCTAAATTAATTTTAATAGGAGCAGATTCTTTCGATATAAAAACAGGTTCAAAATCGACTTGGGAATTAATGAAAAATTTGTTTAATGAAGATGATTTAAAACACGTTCATTATTTAGGTAAAATTCCTTATGATGAAATTCAAAATTACATAAGGAAAGCAAATGTATGCATATTCCCAACTTTTGCAGAAACTTTAGGAATGGTAACAATAGAATCGATGGCTATGCAAAAAGCAGTTGTGAATAGTAATATTGGCTGGGCACAAGAACTTATTGTAGACGAAGAAAGCGGTTATTTGGTTCACCCTTCAAGTCATGATCTATATTCTAATCGAATTATTCAATTGCTAAAAAACAATTCACTTTGCCTAGAAATTGGAAAGAAAGCAAGAATTAGGGTAGAACTTAAATTTGATATCAATAAGTTAGTAAAAGAGAATATAGAATTTTATAGAAAGATAACCAATCAAAAAAGGTAA